Part of the Prosthecobacter sp. genome, TCGTGAGAATGGCTTTGCAGCCACTAGGCAGATACTCCAAGAAGGTGAAAAGCTGATCCTGTTCGGCTTCAGACAGAGTTTCGAGATTGTCCAACACCAGAAACACCTGTTGTCCACGGAGTGCTTCCTTAACCAGCTTCGCGCGTTCATTCTCAGGGGACTTTGTGATGTCGTTCTGTCCGAGTTCATGAGCGATGATATTGAGCATTTCCAGCCATGTCGAGAGCGCGAAGCCATCCAGCTTCCGTTCCTTATGATCATCCATCTCCCTCTGCTTCACGGAGACAAAGATGATCTTCTTGAATTGCGTAGCCGGGAAGTTGTAGGCCACACTGACTGCCAGCGAGGTCTTACCCATTCCACCTTCACCGTCAATCAGGGTTCCCCAGGTATGCGAGTCAGGGGCAATAGCCGCACGAATGTCAGCGATCTCCTTTTCACGCCCGAAGAAGGGCTGCAAAGAAGGGAGGTTATTCGTTGGAGTGCCGGGGAAGATCGGAGGTGTTGCAATGGGCTTGCTGATGCTGGGCGGATGAGGAGGAGATGCTGGCTTAGCGCGCGCCGCCTTGAGCCGTTCGAGAAGAATTGAAATTGCAGCATCTGCCTGCTTGCCCACAAGATCAATATAGGTGCGCCCGTCGAGAAGCCCGGAAGGCTTGCAATCCACGACACGCACCAAGACAAGACGACCCAACTTGCCAACAGGATCACTTTTGAATGCGGAGAGCCATTCGGCTTCGCAGTAGTCCGAAAGCATGTATTCCGGTGATAACACACACAGGACGCGAGCGCTCTGCTGGAGCGCGTGGTGCATATCAGCGGGAAAAACGCCTCCCGCCTTAAAATCCCATGCCTGGATGATGGTCGTGTAACCTACAGCCTCTAAATGCCATGCGATCCACTCAGCCCATGCTTGATCAACCCCCGTGTAGCTGATGAAGAAGTCGTATGAGGCAGGAGATGACGAATCGGATGCCATGGCAGAATGTAAGCTGGCACATAAGCCGGAGCCTTGTCGGTTTGACCAGTGGAAAATTTAAAGAGCAATTAGGAAATCTAAAGGCTTTCGCCTCATCACTCAGCCTTCATCTCCAACACTCTCACCAAAAACGCCCACTCGTCCGCCGTCTTCTCGATGGTCTTGTTCAGCGCCGTGCCTGCACCGTGCCCCGCGCTGGTTTCGATGCGGATCAAAGTCGGCGGGCCGTCTTTAGCCTGATATTCCTGCAATCTGGAACCAAATTTGAAGCTGTGTGCAGGCACGACACGGTCATCGTGGTCGCTGGTGAGCACGAGCGTGGCCGGATAGCGGGTGCCGGGCTTCAGATTGTGATACGGCGAGTACTTGAGCAGAGCCTTGAACTCCGCGCCGTTCTCCACGGTGCCGTAATCGCTCTTCCAGCCCCAGCCGATGGTGAATTTCTCGAAGCGCAGCATGTCCAGCACGCCCACAGCGGGCAAGGCTGCGGCGTAGAGTTCGGGGCGCTGCGTCATACACGCACCGACGAGCAAGCCGCCGTTGCTGCCGCCTTGAATCGCGAGTTTGGCGCTCGTCGTGTACTTGTTTGCGATCAACCACTCCGCCGCTGCGATGAAATCGTCGAACACGTTCTGTTTGCCGAGCTTGATGCCCGCCAGATGCCACTCGCGGCCATACTCGCCACCGCCGCGCAGGTTCGGCATCGCGAAGACGCCGCCCATTTCCAGCCATACGGCACGCGAGACGGAGAATCCGGGCACCATGTTGATATTGAAACCGCCGTAGCCATACAGAAGCGTCGGATTCGATCCGTCGAGCTGGAGGCCCTTCTTGTGGACGATGAACATCGGCACCTGCGTGCCGTCCTTGCTCTTGAAGAAGACCTGCTTCGTCTCAAAGGCAGAGCCGTCGAATTTCACGTCCGGCTTCCGCCACAGCTTGCTTTCGCCGGTTTTCAAATCCATGCGGTAGATCGCGCCCGGCTCTGTGAAGCCCATGAAGGTGAAGAACGTCTCCGTGTCCTTGCGATGGCCCCAAAAACCGCCTGCGGAGCCGATGCCGGGCAGTTTCACGTCACGAATCAGCTTCCCAGTATAATCGAAGCACTTCACCTCCGTCTTAGCATCACGCAGATACTGGCAGAACATCTGTCCGCCCACGGTGCTGACGTCTTCCAGCAGCACCCTCGGCACTTCCGGCACCACGATGCGCCAGTTGCCGCGCTGCGGTTTGCGCGTGTCTATGGCGATGACCTGAAAACAAGACGCATTCAAATCCGTGCGGAAGTAGAACACCGGTCCGTAGTTGTCGATGAATTCGTAGCGCGCGTCGTTTTCGTGCAGCAGCTCCACCACTGGAGCATCACCGGCGATCTTCTTGTAAAACACCCGGTTCTTCGGCTCCGTGCCCAGCCACACCTGGATGATGAGATACTCCCCATCTTCCGTCACGCTGCCGCCAAAGCCCCACTTCGGCTCGTCTTTGCGCTCGTAGATCAGCGTGTCGTCACTCTGCGCTGTGCCCAGCTTGTGGAAGTAAAGTTTGTGAAATTCGTTCTTCGCCGTCAAAGCCGCACCGGGCTTCGGCTCATCATAGCGGGAGTAGAAAAAGCCGCTGCCGTCTTTCTTCCACGACACGCCGCTGAACTTCACCCACTTCACGAGATCGTCTGAATCGCGCCCCGAGGCGATGTCACGCACGCGAATCGTCGTCCAGTCGCTCCCAGCCTCTGAAACACCATACGCGATGAGTTTGCCATCCTCACTCGCCTCATAATCCGACAGCGAGGTCGTCCCTTCCTTCGACATCGCATTCGGATCGAGCAGCACCTTCGCCTCACCTTCCAGTGACTCTGCTGTCTTCAGCACCGCCTGATTCTGCAATCCTGAGTTGTGCGAATAAAACCACCGCCCACCACGCTCAAACGGCATGCCGATACGCTCGTAATTCCACAGCTCCCGCAACCGCTTCTCGATCTCGCCCCTGCGTGGCAGCTTTTCCAGATACCCAAACGTCACCTCGTTCTGCGCCTTCACCCACGCCTTCGTCTCCTCCGAATTGTCATCCTCCAGCCAGCGATACGGATCAGCGATCTTCACTCCGTGATGCACATCCACCACGCTCTCTTTCCGTGTCGTGGGGTAGTTCAAGCCTTCGGCAGCAAAAGTGGAAACAGTCATCATGATTAAAGATGCGGCACGCATAGACGCGCACCCTGCCTGCCATTTCCTATTTTGCATTTCCCATTTCTCATTTTGCAATTACACCCGCCCCCGCCACGCTCCGGCACACCTTCTTCCACCATGCCCATCTCCCCAGACCAATACGAAAAGCTCGGTGCCTTCTACCTCGGCCGCGAATACGATCTCGCCGCCAAACAGGTCAAAGACGATCTCGTGCTCTACGATTCGAAGGATCTCGTGACCCACGGTGTCGTGCTCGGCATGACTGGCAGCGGCAAGACCGGTCTCTGCCTCGCGCTGCTCGAAGAAGCGGCCATCGACGGCGTTCCCGTCATCGCCATCGACCCCAAGGGCGATCTCGGCAATGCGCTGCTCACGTTCCCGAATCTCACGCCGCAGGAGTTCCGCCCTTGGATCAATGAGGACGAGGCACGTCGCAAAAACCAGTCTCCCGACGACTACGCCGCCGCCCAATCGGCCATGTGGCAAAAGGGCCTCGGCGATTGGGGTCAGAGCGCCGACCGCATCAAAAAGCTGCGCGAGACCGTCGATATGGCGATCTACACACCCGGAAGCAATGCCGGCCTGCCCGTGTCGATTCTCAGCTCACTGAACTGCCCGCCCGCTGAGGTCATGGAAGACGCGGAGGCGCTCGCGGACCGCATCGAGAGCACCGTTTCCTCCATGCTCGGCCTCATGGACATCGAAGCCGATCCCATCCAGTCGCCGGAGCACATCCTGCTCAGCAACATCGTCGCGCATTGCTGGAAGAAAGGGCAAAACATCTCACTCGAAAACCTTGTGCGCCACATCCAGCAGCCGCCCATTCGGAAGATCGGTGTCGTCGATCTCGACAGCTTCATGCCGGAGTCCAAGCGCACGCCGCTGGCGATGAAACTGAACAACCTGCTCGCCTCCCCCGGCTTCAGCACCTGGCTGGAGGGCGAGCCGCTCGACATCCAGCGCATGTATTACACAAAGGAGGGCAAGCCACGCGTCACCATCTTCTGCATCGCACATCTGAGCGACACCGAGCGCATGTTCTTCGTCTCGCTGCTGCTCAATCAGCTCCTCGGCTGGATGCGCACGCAGCAGGGCACCACCTCTCTGCGTGCCCTGTTCTACATGGATGAAATCTTCGGCTACCTGCCGCCCACGGCCATGCCGCCGTCGAAGAAGCCGATGATGTTCCTGCTCAAACAAGCGCGCGCCTTTGGCCTCGGCATCCTTCTCGCCACGCAAAACCCCGCCGACCTCGACTACAAGGCGCTCGCCAATATCGGCACCTGGTGGCTCGGTCGTTTGCAGACGGAGCGCGACAAGATGCGCGTTCTCGACGGCCTCGAAGGCGCGGCGAACACCGCTGGTGGCAAGTTTGATCGTCAGCTCATGGAGCAGACGCTCGCCAGCCTCGGCAATCGCGTCTTCCTCATGAACAACGTCCACGAAGATCATCCCGTGGTCTTCAACGTGCGCTGGATCCTCTGCTACCTCAGCGGCCCGCTCTCACGCCCGCAGATCAAGGCGCTGATGGACCCGATCCGCCCCGCGAAAAAAGAAGCCGCTGCCGCCGAAGACGACGGCTTTGCGCCTCCCGGAGCCAGCACTTCCAACGCCGACCGCAACACCACGCGTCCGAAGCTGCCGGAAGACACCACCGAGCTGTTCCAGCCCAGCGACGAAGACGGCGAACGCCTCACCTACACGCCCGCCATCGTGCGCAGCGCCACCGTTGTGTTCGACGACGCGAAACGCAAAATCAGCGGCAAGAGCATCGTCACGCTCGTCAACGCCATCGACATCGAGAAGCAGAAGGTCTTGTGGGACAAGTTCATCGACATCCCGAAGAACGACGATCTCTCGCAGTACGATTCCGAACCGAAGGGAAGCGCCGCCTTTTCCGATCTCCCCGGCCCCGCGCTGAAATCCAGCACCTACACCAGCATCAAGAAAGACTTCACCGACTGGGTCTATGCCAATCACAGCCTCGAAGTCTTCTTCAGCCCGCTGCTGGAGGCCTATTCCAACCCCGGCGAGAAACAGGACGAGTTCAAAGCCCGCGTCACCCAAACCGCCCGCGAACAACGCGACGCCGCCATCGAGGACCTCCGCGTGAAAACGGCGAAAACCATGAAAACGCTCGAAACCCGGGCCGAGAAGACCGCGGCAAAGGTGGATGCCCAAAAAACACAGTCCAGCAGCGCCAAGCTGAGCACCGCCATGCACATCGGCGGCAGCATCCTCGGCGCAATCTTCGGCCGCAAAACCAGCCTCGTGAAAACCAGCACCATCAGCAGCGCCTCACGCGTCTGGAAGGAAGGCCAGGACGTCAAAGCCGCAGAAAACGAGCTTGAGTCCGTCAAAGCCGACATGGCAGAACTCGAGAAGCAGGTCGCCGATGAGACGCAGAAGATCCGCGATCAGTACGATCCCGCCGCGCTCACGTTGGAAGCCTTCAAGCTCACGCCCGTGAAGAAGAACATCCAGGTGACGGCGACGGGGATTTTGTGGTTAGTGAAGTAAGTGTAATCCAAGCGTCAGCT contains:
- a CDS encoding prolyl oligopeptidase family serine peptidase gives rise to the protein MMTVSTFAAEGLNYPTTRKESVVDVHHGVKIADPYRWLEDDNSEETKAWVKAQNEVTFGYLEKLPRRGEIEKRLRELWNYERIGMPFERGGRWFYSHNSGLQNQAVLKTAESLEGEAKVLLDPNAMSKEGTTSLSDYEASEDGKLIAYGVSEAGSDWTTIRVRDIASGRDSDDLVKWVKFSGVSWKKDGSGFFYSRYDEPKPGAALTAKNEFHKLYFHKLGTAQSDDTLIYERKDEPKWGFGGSVTEDGEYLIIQVWLGTEPKNRVFYKKIAGDAPVVELLHENDARYEFIDNYGPVFYFRTDLNASCFQVIAIDTRKPQRGNWRIVVPEVPRVLLEDVSTVGGQMFCQYLRDAKTEVKCFDYTGKLIRDVKLPGIGSAGGFWGHRKDTETFFTFMGFTEPGAIYRMDLKTGESKLWRKPDVKFDGSAFETKQVFFKSKDGTQVPMFIVHKKGLQLDGSNPTLLYGYGGFNINMVPGFSVSRAVWLEMGGVFAMPNLRGGGEYGREWHLAGIKLGKQNVFDDFIAAAEWLIANKYTTSAKLAIQGGSNGGLLVGACMTQRPELYAAALPAVGVLDMLRFEKFTIGWGWKSDYGTVENGAEFKALLKYSPYHNLKPGTRYPATLVLTSDHDDRVVPAHSFKFGSRLQEYQAKDGPPTLIRIETSAGHGAGTALNKTIEKTADEWAFLVRVLEMKAE
- a CDS encoding DUF87 domain-containing protein, whose translation is MPISPDQYEKLGAFYLGREYDLAAKQVKDDLVLYDSKDLVTHGVVLGMTGSGKTGLCLALLEEAAIDGVPVIAIDPKGDLGNALLTFPNLTPQEFRPWINEDEARRKNQSPDDYAAAQSAMWQKGLGDWGQSADRIKKLRETVDMAIYTPGSNAGLPVSILSSLNCPPAEVMEDAEALADRIESTVSSMLGLMDIEADPIQSPEHILLSNIVAHCWKKGQNISLENLVRHIQQPPIRKIGVVDLDSFMPESKRTPLAMKLNNLLASPGFSTWLEGEPLDIQRMYYTKEGKPRVTIFCIAHLSDTERMFFVSLLLNQLLGWMRTQQGTTSLRALFYMDEIFGYLPPTAMPPSKKPMMFLLKQARAFGLGILLATQNPADLDYKALANIGTWWLGRLQTERDKMRVLDGLEGAANTAGGKFDRQLMEQTLASLGNRVFLMNNVHEDHPVVFNVRWILCYLSGPLSRPQIKALMDPIRPAKKEAAAAEDDGFAPPGASTSNADRNTTRPKLPEDTTELFQPSDEDGERLTYTPAIVRSATVVFDDAKRKISGKSIVTLVNAIDIEKQKVLWDKFIDIPKNDDLSQYDSEPKGSAAFSDLPGPALKSSTYTSIKKDFTDWVYANHSLEVFFSPLLEAYSNPGEKQDEFKARVTQTAREQRDAAIEDLRVKTAKTMKTLETRAEKTAAKVDAQKTQSSSAKLSTAMHIGGSILGAIFGRKTSLVKTSTISSASRVWKEGQDVKAAENELESVKADMAELEKQVADETQKIRDQYDPAALTLEAFKLTPVKKNIQVTATGILWLVK